CCGTTATCTGAACTTCAACCAGCTTTCTCAGTACACCGAAAAAGCGGATGGGGTGATTTTCCAGACTGCGGTTTAAGGTTGTAGCCTGTTGTGAAAAGCCACTTCTTTTGGGAAGTGGCTTTTTTTTGCCGGAATATCTGACGAGCAACTCAGTAACGTTAATTCTCAGAACTCGCACTCTTTTCCTTAATGATAGTGTTTCCCTGCATGTAAGAGAGCGATTATCATAATAATGTCGTTATCATTTTAGTGAATTATATTTTTATGTTTTAAATGAATATGTTCGCTAAAAAATCAATCGATTTTAATTCTGATAGGCGAAATAAGATATTGATAGTTTTTATCTTATTTTGTTTTCTGCTGGTTATTACAGGGTGAAGTTTTTCACTTAATGGAGATAAAGTGAATGAAAAAAGCATTTATTATAATTATCTTTTTTCTACTATGCGGCAACGCTTTTGCCGCGACAGCAAAATTACAATATTTGTTTGTCGCAAATGGTGGATTAGTGGGTTTTTATGAGGACGGTAATGTCAGGGGATGCGCACAGTGTGAGCCGATGAAAGAAAACCTTTTAACCATGAGCACTGAATCGCCTATATCACACTGGAAGCGAAATGCTGATGTGATAACAACCACCGACGCAGAGGGTAGTAGCGATCTTCAACTTTATGATAATGGCAAGATTACGGATGACTGGTGGATTTTTGATTACAAAACGATTCACCCTCTTTATTAATCTATTTTTTGTGCGCAGAGTAGTACTGGATTGTCTTCTTCCCTGGTAAGAAGATGGCTGTCGAAAATGACAAAAATTCTGGCCATGGTGGTTGGAACGTTTTTTTCACTATTTTTATCTCTAAACCACCGTCGTTCCGCTGTTTTTCTCCGGTAAGGCTGCGATAATTACATCAATGGCGCAATGCGATTTCGGCGCATTGCCGGGAGCAGAGGAACACACTATGGATTACGAATTTCTGCGCGATATTACCGGAGTGGTAAAGGTGCGCATGTCCATGGGGCATGAAGTGGTCGGGCACTGGTTTAATGAAGAGGTGAAAGAAAACCTGGCCTTGCTTGATGAAGTGGAAGACGCCGCGCGTACGCTCAAAGGTAGCGAACGTTCCTGGCAGCGGGCTGGGCATGAGTACACGCTATGGATGGACGGCGAAGAGGTGATGATTCGCGCCAATCAACTGGAATTCGCTGGCGATGAAATGGAGGAAGGGATGAACTACTACGACGAAGAAAGCCTGTCGCTATGTGGCGTTGAGGATTTTCTTCAGGTGGTGGCGGCGTACCGTAATTTCGTGCAGCAGAAGTAAATAAATCAGGCGGAGCCTCTGTGCTCCGCCTGAGCCGTTAAACGGCTGGCATATTGCGCCCGTAATAAATCTCGCGCATTTCCTTCCACAGCGCAGCGGTAATTTCTTTGCGCTCGCTGTCGGTTAAATCTTCCGGTTTGGTGTGGAACATGTAGTGCTTAAGGTCGAACTCTTTAAGCAACATCTTGGTATGGAAGATATTTTCCTGATAGACGTTTACATCCACCATGTCATACAGCGCCTTCATATCGTCAGACATAAAGTTTTGAATCGAATTAATCTCATGGTCGATAAAGTGCTTCATACCGTTGATGTCACGCGTAAAGCCACGCACGCGATAATCAATGGTTACGATATCGGACTCAAGCTGGTGGATCAGGTAATTCAGCGCCTTCAGCGGGGAAATCACGCCGCAGGTGGAGACTTCAATGTCGGCGCGGAAGGTACATAAACCGCCTTCAGGATGGCTTTCCGGGTAGGTATGTACGCAAATATGACTTTTATCGAGATGGGCAACCACGGCTTCTGGCAGCGGGCCGGGGTGTTCTGTTTTGTCGATAAGTTTCGGATCAACCGGCTCTTCGCTTACCAGAATAGTGACGCTGGCACCCTGTGGTTCGTAATCCTGGCGGGCGATGTTAAGAATATTGGCCCCGATAATGGAACAGGTTTCTGACAGGATTTCGGTCAGACGGTTGGCATTATAGAGTTCATCGATATAAGCAATATAACCGTCGCGCTCTTCGGCGGTTTTGGCGTAGCAGATATCGTAAATACAAAAACTCAGACTTTTGGTCAGATTATTAAAGCCATGCAGTTTCAGTTTTTTCAATTTCTTATCTTCTCCTTAGGACGGCTGTGAAGCCAGTGCGTCTTGCAGATACTGAGGTAAGGCAAAAGCTGCCGTATGGACTGCCGGATTGTAATAACGGCATTTCAGACCAGAGGCGAGAAAACGCGCCTGAATAATTTCGGTAGAGAGATGGCGTAAGGCGTCGTTATCTGTCGCCCATGCAAAGGTCATGATGCCGCCGTAATAAGTCGGGATCGCCGCCTGATAAAAGCCAACATCGCTAAAGTAATGGCTGAGTTTGCGATGGCTGTCGATGGCCTCTTCCTGCTGTAAAAAGCAGACGCCGTTCTGCGCGACGAAAATACCGCCTGGATTCAGACAGCGTTTACAACCTTCATAAAATGCTGAGGTGAACAGGCTTTCGCCGGGACCGATGGGATCGGTACAGTCGGAGATGATTACGTCGAAGGTCTGGCTGGTTTGATTAACGAAATTGACGCCATCGTCGATCACCAGTTTAAAGCGCGGATCGTCGTAGCTACCGGCGTTATGGTTGGGCAGATACTGACGGCAGAACGACACGACACCCGCATCGATTTCCACCATCGTGATTGACTCAACGTTTTTATGTCGGGTCACTTCACGCAGCATGGCGCCGTCGCCGCCGCCGATGATCAGCACATGTTTCGCGTGGCCGTGAGCCAGCAGCGGAACGTGGGTCATCATCTCATGATAGATAAATTCGTCGCGCTCGGTGGTCTGTACTACGCCATCCAGCGCCATCACGCGACCAAATGCGGCGTTCTCAAAAATGATCAGATCCTGGTGATCGGTCTTTTCATGATACAGAACGTTATCTACCGCAAAGTACTGCCCAAACTGGTCGTGTAGCGTTTCATGCCACCGTTTTTTTTCGGCCATGGGTTGATACCTCCTTTGTTAACACTCGTAAAAAAAGAGCGCAACATAATAGCTAACATTGACCGTGGTTGCACGGTCAATATTTCTACAAAAAGGAGCTGTGATTATTTAACGTAGGCAAGCAGGCTTAAGGAATCGCGGGCCAGGGCTTTGCACTTTTTCGCGACGGGAATGCCGATACCGCTGAGATCGCGGTAGCTGTCTTCACCGAGGGATTTCATGTCGAAGGTGTCGTAGTTGCTGAGATCCCACTGGTTTTGCTGGGCGAAAAAGACCAGTGCGCGACGAATTTGCCCGTTAGGTAAGTTCTGGTAACCGCAATCGTTCTTCAGAAAAACAAAAACTGCCGTTAAATCGGCCATATCTTCGGCTTCAGACTCGCTGAGCGCGTAACTATTTGCGCAAACGGCCATCAGGCTGCCGAATAACACTGTTCTGAAAAACGTCTTCATTGCTTCTACCAGGACTTAAAGATGATAAACGTTAGCACACTGTGAGCGAGGCGACGACCATTATTGTGGATTAAATTATGTCTGCGGCTTGACCTTCCCGTAAGGGTAAGGACTATGCTCAACGTTTGATTTTGTTTCGCCTGCTTGAGAATAAGGAAATAACTATGCAACGCCGTGATTTCTTAAAATATTCCGTCGCGCTGGGCGTGGCTTCGGCTTTGCCGCTGTGGAGTCGGTCGGTTTTTGCCGCGGAACGGCCAACATTACCGATTCCTGATTTGCTCACGACCGATGCCCGTAATCGTATTCAGTTAACTATCGGCGCAGGTCAGTCCATCTTTGCCGGGAAAACGGCGACCACCTGGGGCTATAACGGTAATCTGTTAGGGCCTGCGGTGAAGTTACAGCGTGGCAAAGCGGTAACGGTTGATATCTATAACCAACTGACGGAAGAGACGACGTTGCACTGGCACGGGCTGGAAGTGCCAGGAGAAGTGGACGGCGGCCCGCAGGGGATTATTCCGCCTGGCGGTCAACGCACGGTGACGCTGAACGTCGATCAACCTGCCGCCACCTGCTGGTTCCATCCGCATCAACATGGCAAAACCGGGCGTCAGGTGGCGATGGGGCTGGCTGGTCTGGTGGTGATTGAAGATGACGAGATCCTGAAATTAATGCTGCCAAAACAGTGGGGTATCGATGATGTCCCGGTGATCGTTCAGGATAAGAAATTTAACGCCGACGGACAGATTGATTATCAACTGGATGTGATGACCGCCGCCGTGGGATGGTTTGGCGATACGCTGCTGACCAACGGCGCTATCTACCCGCAACACGCTGCACCGCGTGGCTGGCTGCGTCTGCGTTTGCTTAATGGCTGTAATGCCCGCTCGCTCAATTTCGCTACCAGCGACAATCGCCCGCTGTATGTGATTGCCAGCGATGGTGGTCTATTGCCTGAACCGGTGAAGGTGAGCGAGTTGCCGGTGCTGATGGGCGAGCGTTTCGAAGTGCTGGTGGAGGTTAACGACAACAAACCGTTTGACCTGGTGACGCTGCCAGTCAGCCAGATGGGGATGGCGATCGCGCCGTTTGATAAGCCGCATCCGGTAATGCGGATTCAGCCGATTGCTATTAGTGCCTCCGGTGCTTTGCCAGATACGTTAAGTAGCCTGCCTGCTTTACCTTCGCTGGAAGGTTTGACGGTACGCAAGCTGCAACTTTCTATGGACCCGATGCTCGATATGATGGGTATGCAGATGCTGATGGAGAAATATGGCGATCAGGCGATGGCCGGGATGGATCACAGCCAGATGATGGGCCATATGGGGCACGGCAATATGAATCATATGAACCACGGCGGGAAGTTCGATTTCCACCATGCCAATAAAATCAACGGTCAGGCGTTCGATATGAACAAGCCGATGTTTGCGGCGGCGAAAGGGCAGTATGAACGATGGGTTATTTCTGGCGTTGGCGACATGATGCTGCATCCGTTCCATATTCACGGTACGCAGTTCCGTATCTTGTCAGAAAATGGCAAACCGCCAGCGACGCACCGCGCAGGCTGGAAAGATACCGTTAAGGTGGAAGGTAATGTCAGCGAAGTGCTGGTGAAGTTTAATCATGATGCACCGAAAGAACACGCTTATATGGCGCACTGCCATCTGCTGGAGCATGAAGATACGGGAATGATGTTAGGGTTTACGGTATAAAAATACTGTATTCGGGAAGATGCCCGGATCTCTCCGGGCATTAAACTGATGACAAACGCAAATCTGCCTGATGCGCTACGCTTATCAGGCCTACGCTACCTGTACAATCCATTGAATTTGCACGGTTTTGTAGGCTGGATAAGGCGTTCACGCCTTATCCGGCATGAACAAAGCGCACGTTGTCAGTAGTCTGAGCAAGTCTTACTTCACATCATCCGGCAGCGCATAAGCCACAATATAGTCGCCCATCTTCGTACCAAATGAACCGTGACCGCCTGCGGAGATCACCACATACTGTTTACCATTGACTTCATAGGTCATCGGTGTTGCCTGACCGCCCGCTGGTAGACGACCCTGCCACAGTTTTTCACCGTTGCTCATGTTGTAAGCACGCAGGTAGTTATCCGCCGTCGCGGCAATAAACAGCACGTTACCTGCCGTGGAGATTGGCCCGCCCAGCATCGGCATCCCCATATTGAACGGCACAGGAACGGGCATCGGGAACGGCATACTGTCCTGCGGTGTACCAATACGTTTCTTCCACACCACTTCATTGGTTTTCAGATCCAACGCCGAGATGTAACCCCAGGCAGGCTGTTTACATGGCAGACCAAACGGTGAGAGGAACGGATTGAGCGTGACGCCATACGGTACACCGTACTGCGGCTGAATGCCGGATTCCGTACCCGTGCCTTTGGCATCTTTCGGCTGCTCCATCGGGTTGCCAGGACCGCGTGGGATCAGTTTCGAAACAAACGGCAGCGCCATTGGGTTGGCAATTGCCACTTCACGATTCGGATCAACGGAAATCCCGCCCCATTCGAACATCCCCAGGTTACCCGGGAAGACCAGCGTACCCTGTTCAGATGGCGGGGTGAAAATGCCTTCATAGCGCATCTGGTGGAACATCACGCGGCACACCAGTTGGTCAAACATGGTGGCGCCCCACATATCCGCACCGCTTAAATCTTTCGTCGGACGGAAGCTCAGTTCAGAGAACGGTTGAGTAGGGGTGACGTAATCGCCTTTCGCTGCACCTTGTGGAACCGGTTTTTCCGGGGCCGGAACCACCAGTTCACCATTACGACGATCGAGCACAAAAATGTTGCCGGTTTTCGCCGGAGCATAAATGACCGGCACCTTTTGACCGTTAACGGTGATATCCGCCAGCGTCGGCTGTGCTGGAAGATCCATATCCCACAGGTCGTGGTGAACGGTCTGGTAGCTCCACGCCAGTTTCCCGGTAGTGGCATTCAGCGCCAGAATCGAGCTGGCATAACGTTCCTGTTCCGGTGTGCGGTTACCGCCCCAGATATCTGGCGTGGTCACGCCCATCGGCAGATACACCAGATCCAGCTTCGCGTCATAGGCCGCAGGTGCCCACGAGTTTGGCGAGTTAAAGGTAAAGGTGTGTTCGTCAGACGGGATCGCGTTCGGATCTTTTGCTCCCGGATCAAAGGCCCACAACAGCTCACCCGTGTTGACATCAAAACCACGGATCACGCCAGACGTTTCGCGGGTTGAGAAGTTGTCGGTGACTGAACCGGCCATTACGATGGTTTTATCGGTGATAATCGGCGGCGAAGTTGGCTCATACAGACCCGGCTTCGTGTCCGGCATGTTACTTTGCAGATTGAGCACGCCTTTATCGGCGAAGGTCTCGCACAGCTTGCCGTTTTCAGCGTTAATCGCAATCAGGCGACCATCATTCACTGGAAGAATGATACGACGCGGGCAATCCGCCATCACTTCCGGCGAAGCGGTTTCTGCTTTGGCTTCATGATAAGAGACGCCACGACAGGTTACGTGCTGGAAAGACTCGTTGGTTTTCAGCTCAGGATCGTAATGCCATTTCTCTTTGCCGCTGGCAGCATCGAGCGCAAACAGGCGCTGGTGAGCGGTACACAGGTAAAGCGTGTCGCCCACTTTAATTGGCGTCACTTCATTGGTGATTTCGCCCGGGTCATTCGGCTGTTTCACATCGCCCGTGCGGAATACCCAGGCTTCTTTCAGGTTGTGGACGTTATCGGCGTTAATTTGTTTCAGCGGCGAAAAGCGTTGACCTTCCTGATTGCGACCATAGGCAGGCCAGTCCTGATCGGCAACGGGGGAGATGGCTTCTGCTGGTGTGGCATCGGCGCTTAAGGTGCCGTTGATTTCCTGCGGATCGTTAAATCCGGCCCAGGTCAGGATACCACCGCTAATCAACAGTGCGACCACCAGCGCGGCAACTGCGCCGCTGGAAGGAATGACCAGGCGACGCCAGACAAACGGCAGGATCAGCCAGATGCCGAAGAAGACCAGAATGTCGCTGCGCGGAGTCAGCGCCCAGAAGTCGAAACCAACTTCCCAGACGCCCCAAATCATGGTGCCGAGCAGCAGAGCCGCATACAGCCAAAGCGCGGCACGTTTACTGCGCCACAGCATCCAGGCGACGCCGAGCATCACAAGGCCTGCGATAGGGTAGTACCAGGAGCCGCCAATCGCGACCAGCCAGCCTCCGCCAATAAGTAGATACAGCCCGCAAAGCGCTGCAAAAAGGGCTGTTAGCGTGACGAGTAATCGTCGCGAGCCTGTATTGTTAATTGCCATAAAGAGACACCATTTCAATTCATTAATATTTTAGTAGCAATTAATTATAGGTTTTAACATGTGTGATCGTCATCACAATTTGAGCTTTATTAACAGATTCCGCGAATGAATAGTTTTACTGGTATACTGCATGTCTTGCGCTTTGTTGCGGTGCTGAATCCCGCCCGTGCGAAGTGATTTGTTTTTAAATCATATGGTTAGAGATATGAAACATACTGTAGAAGTAATGATCCCCGAAGCGGAGATTAAAGCGCGTATCGCCGAACTGGGTCGTCAGATTACTGAGCGTTACAAAGACAGCGGCAGCGATATGGTGCTGGTAGGTCTGCTGCGTGGCTCATTTATGTTTATGGCGGACCTGTGCCGTGAAGTTCAGGTATCTCATGAAGTCGATTTTATGACCGCCTCCAGCTACGGTAGCGGCATGTCCACCACCCGTGATGTGAAAATCCTCAAAGATCTGGATGAAGATATCCGTGGCAAGGACGTGCTGATTGTTGAAGATATCATCGACTCGGGGAATACACTGTCGAAAGTGCGTGAGATCTTAAGCCTACGTGAACCGAAGTCGCTGGCGATTTGTACGCTGCTGGATAAACCGTCCCGTCGTGAAGTGAACGTCCCGGTAGAATTTATCGGTTTCTCGATCCCGGATGAGTTTGTGGTGGGTTACGGCATTGATTACGCACAGCGTTACCGCCATCTGCCGTATATCGGCAAAGTGATTCTGCTGGACGAGTAAGTGCGGATTTGCCGGATGTGTTGCATCCGGCATAGCGAATTTATTTGTGGTTGATGTGCTTCAGCTTGAGGTTGGAAATCCCGTGGCGGTAACGTTGCTCCAGGGTTTCGCGGTTGGTGGCTGTGACATCCAGGTCACGCAGCAAGCCGTCGTGAATGCCGTAAGCCCAGCCGTGAATGGTGACTTTCTGCCCGCGTTTCCACGCTGATTGCATAATGGTGGAGTGACCCAGGTTATATACCTGTTCCATGACGTTCAGTTCGCACAGGGTATCCAGACGACGTTCCGGCGGCATTTCGCCGAGCAATGAGCTATGTTTGAACCAGATATCGCGGATGTGCAGCAGCCAGTTGTTGATAAGCCCCAGTTCCGGGTTTTCAACTGCGGCTTGTACGCCGCCGCAACCGTAGTGGCCACAGATAATAATGTGTTCAACTTCGAGAACATCCACTGCATACTGAACCACGGAAAGGCAGTTCAGGTCGGTGTGAATAACCAGGTTAGCAACATTACGGTGAACAAAGAGTTCGCCCGGCTCAAGACCGGTTAAACGTTCTGCAGGAACGCGACTGTCGGAACATCCAATCCATAGAAAGCGCGGTTTTTGCGCTTGTGCCAGTTTCTCAAAAAACCCGGGATCCTCTTCCACCAGCATTTTTGACCATAGTGCATTATTGCTGATGAGTGTATCTATGTCTTTCATGGAGGTTAACGACCTGTAACCAAATAATTACGTTTGGCTAATATAGGGCAACTCCGGGACGATTTAAACCACAGATAAAGTGTAAGAACGTAAGGTAAGTAAAAATTTATGACCATTGCACTGGAACTTCAACAGCTTAAAAAAACCTATCCAGGCGGCGTTCAGGCGCTTCGTGGAATAGATTTGCAAGTCGAAGCGGGTGATTTTTATGCGCTTCTCGGGCCGAACGGTGCCGGAAAATCAACCACTATCGGTATTATCAGCTCTCTGGTAAATAAAACCTCCGGGCGGGTCAGCGTATTTGGTTACGATCTTGAAAAAGATGTCGTCAACGCTAAACGTCAGTTGGGACTGGTGCCACAGGAATTTAACTTCAACCCGTTTGAAACCGTACAGCAAATTGTGGTGAATCAGGCGGGGTACTACGGTGTAGAGCGCAAAGAAGCGTACATCCGCAGCGAAAAGTATCTTAAGCAACTCGATTTGTGGGGAAAGCGCAACGAACGTGCGCGCATGTTATCGGGCGGGATGAAACGTCGTTTAATGATCGCCCGTGCGTTAATGCATGAACCTAAACTGCTGATTCTTGACGAGCCAACGGCAGGCGTGGATATCGAACTTCGTCGCTCAATGTGGGGCTTTTTGAAGGATTTAAACGACAAAGGCACCACCATCATTCTTACCACGCATTACCTGGAAGAAGCAGAAATGCTGTGCCGCAATATCGGCATTATTCAGCACGGCGAACTGGTGGAAAATACCTCGATGAAGGCACTGCTGGCAAAGCTGAAATCAGAAACCTTTATTCTCGATCTCGCACCGAAAAGCCCGTTACCGAAACTCGATGGCTATCAGTATCGACTGGTGGATACCGCCACGCTGGAAGTTGAAGTGCTGCGTGAGCAGGGGATCAACAGCGTATTCACGCAGTTAAGTGAGCAGGGCATTCAGGTATTAAGTATGCGTAACAAAGCTAACCGTCTGGAAGAGTTGTTTGTTTCACTGGTTAATGAAAAACAAGGAGATCGCGCATGATGCATCTTTACTGGGTGGCGTTAAAAAGCATCTGGGCGAAAGAGATCCATCGCTTTATGCGTATCTGGATACAGACGCTGGTGCCACCGGTTATCACCATGACCCTTTACTTTATCATCTTCGGTAACCTGATTGGTTCGCGTATTGGCGATATGCATGGCTTCAGCTATATGCAGTTTATTGTTCCGGGTCTGATCATGATGTCGGTGATCACCAATGCCTACGCCAACGTCGCTTCATCATTTTTTGGCGCCAAGTTCCAGCGTAATATTGAAGAACTGTTGGTCGCTCCGGTTCCGACTCACGTCATTATTGCCGGATATGTCGGCGGTGGCGTAGCGCGCGGACTGCTTGTTGGTATGCTGGTGACAGCAATTTCGCTGTTCTTTGTACCGTTTCAGGTGCATTCGTGGGTATTTGTCGCTTTAACGCTGGTGCTCACGGCGGTGTTGTTCTCTCTTGCCGGATTGCTTAATGGTGTGTTTGCCAAAACGTTTGATGACATCAGCCTGGTGCCAACCTTTGTGTTAACGCCACTCACGTATTTGGGC
The DNA window shown above is from Escherichia sp. E4742 and carries:
- the yacL gene encoding protein YacL, coding for MDYEFLRDITGVVKVRMSMGHEVVGHWFNEEVKENLALLDEVEDAARTLKGSERSWQRAGHEYTLWMDGEEVMIRANQLEFAGDEMEEGMNYYDEESLSLCGVEDFLQVVAAYRNFVQQK
- the speD gene encoding adenosylmethionine decarboxylase, producing MKKLKLHGFNNLTKSLSFCIYDICYAKTAEERDGYIAYIDELYNANRLTEILSETCSIIGANILNIARQDYEPQGASVTILVSEEPVDPKLIDKTEHPGPLPEAVVAHLDKSHICVHTYPESHPEGGLCTFRADIEVSTCGVISPLKALNYLIHQLESDIVTIDYRVRGFTRDINGMKHFIDHEINSIQNFMSDDMKALYDMVDVNVYQENIFHTKMLLKEFDLKHYMFHTKPEDLTDSERKEITAALWKEMREIYYGRNMPAV
- the speE gene encoding polyamine aminopropyltransferase — encoded protein: MAEKKRWHETLHDQFGQYFAVDNVLYHEKTDHQDLIIFENAAFGRVMALDGVVQTTERDEFIYHEMMTHVPLLAHGHAKHVLIIGGGDGAMLREVTRHKNVESITMVEIDAGVVSFCRQYLPNHNAGSYDDPRFKLVIDDGVNFVNQTSQTFDVIISDCTDPIGPGESLFTSAFYEGCKRCLNPGGIFVAQNGVCFLQQEEAIDSHRKLSHYFSDVGFYQAAIPTYYGGIMTFAWATDNDALRHLSTEIIQARFLASGLKCRYYNPAVHTAAFALPQYLQDALASQPS
- a CDS encoding YacC family pilotin-like protein; its protein translation is MKTFFRTVLFGSLMAVCANSYALSESEAEDMADLTAVFVFLKNDCGYQNLPNGQIRRALVFFAQQNQWDLSNYDTFDMKSLGEDSYRDLSGIGIPVAKKCKALARDSLSLLAYVK
- the cueO gene encoding multicopper oxidase CueO encodes the protein MQRRDFLKYSVALGVASALPLWSRSVFAAERPTLPIPDLLTTDARNRIQLTIGAGQSIFAGKTATTWGYNGNLLGPAVKLQRGKAVTVDIYNQLTEETTLHWHGLEVPGEVDGGPQGIIPPGGQRTVTLNVDQPAATCWFHPHQHGKTGRQVAMGLAGLVVIEDDEILKLMLPKQWGIDDVPVIVQDKKFNADGQIDYQLDVMTAAVGWFGDTLLTNGAIYPQHAAPRGWLRLRLLNGCNARSLNFATSDNRPLYVIASDGGLLPEPVKVSELPVLMGERFEVLVEVNDNKPFDLVTLPVSQMGMAIAPFDKPHPVMRIQPIAISASGALPDTLSSLPALPSLEGLTVRKLQLSMDPMLDMMGMQMLMEKYGDQAMAGMDHSQMMGHMGHGNMNHMNHGGKFDFHHANKINGQAFDMNKPMFAAAKGQYERWVISGVGDMMLHPFHIHGTQFRILSENGKPPATHRAGWKDTVKVEGNVSEVLVKFNHDAPKEHAYMAHCHLLEHEDTGMMLGFTV
- the gcd gene encoding quinoprotein glucose dehydrogenase, producing the protein MAINNTGSRRLLVTLTALFAALCGLYLLIGGGWLVAIGGSWYYPIAGLVMLGVAWMLWRSKRAALWLYAALLLGTMIWGVWEVGFDFWALTPRSDILVFFGIWLILPFVWRRLVIPSSGAVAALVVALLISGGILTWAGFNDPQEINGTLSADATPAEAISPVADQDWPAYGRNQEGQRFSPLKQINADNVHNLKEAWVFRTGDVKQPNDPGEITNEVTPIKVGDTLYLCTAHQRLFALDAASGKEKWHYDPELKTNESFQHVTCRGVSYHEAKAETASPEVMADCPRRIILPVNDGRLIAINAENGKLCETFADKGVLNLQSNMPDTKPGLYEPTSPPIITDKTIVMAGSVTDNFSTRETSGVIRGFDVNTGELLWAFDPGAKDPNAIPSDEHTFTFNSPNSWAPAAYDAKLDLVYLPMGVTTPDIWGGNRTPEQERYASSILALNATTGKLAWSYQTVHHDLWDMDLPAQPTLADITVNGQKVPVIYAPAKTGNIFVLDRRNGELVVPAPEKPVPQGAAKGDYVTPTQPFSELSFRPTKDLSGADMWGATMFDQLVCRVMFHQMRYEGIFTPPSEQGTLVFPGNLGMFEWGGISVDPNREVAIANPMALPFVSKLIPRGPGNPMEQPKDAKGTGTESGIQPQYGVPYGVTLNPFLSPFGLPCKQPAWGYISALDLKTNEVVWKKRIGTPQDSMPFPMPVPVPFNMGMPMLGGPISTAGNVLFIAATADNYLRAYNMSNGEKLWQGRLPAGGQATPMTYEVNGKQYVVISAGGHGSFGTKMGDYIVAYALPDDVK
- the hpt gene encoding hypoxanthine phosphoribosyltransferase produces the protein MKHTVEVMIPEAEIKARIAELGRQITERYKDSGSDMVLVGLLRGSFMFMADLCREVQVSHEVDFMTASSYGSGMSTTRDVKILKDLDEDIRGKDVLIVEDIIDSGNTLSKVREILSLREPKSLAICTLLDKPSRREVNVPVEFIGFSIPDEFVVGYGIDYAQRYRHLPYIGKVILLDE
- the can gene encoding carbonate dehydratase; its protein translation is MKDIDTLISNNALWSKMLVEEDPGFFEKLAQAQKPRFLWIGCSDSRVPAERLTGLEPGELFVHRNVANLVIHTDLNCLSVVQYAVDVLEVEHIIICGHYGCGGVQAAVENPELGLINNWLLHIRDIWFKHSSLLGEMPPERRLDTLCELNVMEQVYNLGHSTIMQSAWKRGQKVTIHGWAYGIHDGLLRDLDVTATNRETLEQRYRHGISNLKLKHINHK
- a CDS encoding ABC transporter ATP-binding protein, which encodes MTIALELQQLKKTYPGGVQALRGIDLQVEAGDFYALLGPNGAGKSTTIGIISSLVNKTSGRVSVFGYDLEKDVVNAKRQLGLVPQEFNFNPFETVQQIVVNQAGYYGVERKEAYIRSEKYLKQLDLWGKRNERARMLSGGMKRRLMIARALMHEPKLLILDEPTAGVDIELRRSMWGFLKDLNDKGTTIILTTHYLEEAEMLCRNIGIIQHGELVENTSMKALLAKLKSETFILDLAPKSPLPKLDGYQYRLVDTATLEVEVLREQGINSVFTQLSEQGIQVLSMRNKANRLEELFVSLVNEKQGDRA
- a CDS encoding ABC transporter permease; the protein is MMHLYWVALKSIWAKEIHRFMRIWIQTLVPPVITMTLYFIIFGNLIGSRIGDMHGFSYMQFIVPGLIMMSVITNAYANVASSFFGAKFQRNIEELLVAPVPTHVIIAGYVGGGVARGLLVGMLVTAISLFFVPFQVHSWVFVALTLVLTAVLFSLAGLLNGVFAKTFDDISLVPTFVLTPLTYLGGVFYSLTLLPPFWQGLSHLNPIVYMISGFRYGFLGINDVPLVTTFGVLVIFIIAFYLICWSLIQRGRGLRS